From Afipia carboxidovorans OM5, one genomic window encodes:
- a CDS encoding ABC transporter permease, producing the protein MNGHPTLEQTPLGAGVALRAAGEWTVHHAPALEKLVEHTERAGKSRNAALVIDVSQVSRLDTFGAWLIERLRRAQIRGDVAPPIAGLSADYASLVEEVKRVKAPPVQPRPAFGPIRAVEAVGRSVVEVGQTLLSLLNMMGSVLHALWRVILHPSHFRFTSTIHHLEQVCWRAVPIVLLITFLIGCIIAQQGIFQFRKFGADVFVVDMLGVLVLREIGVLLVAIMVAGRSGSAYTAELGSMRMREEVDALRTMGFDPTEVLILPRILALIIAMPILAFLGAMAALYGGGLTAWLYGGVQPDAFLARLREAISINHFTVGLVKAPFMALIIGIIACVEGAAVRGSAESLGQHTTASVVKSIFFVIVVDGIFAIFFASIGV; encoded by the coding sequence GTGAACGGCCATCCAACCCTCGAGCAGACGCCGCTTGGCGCCGGTGTGGCGTTGCGCGCGGCCGGGGAATGGACCGTGCATCACGCGCCCGCGCTGGAGAAGCTTGTCGAGCACACCGAGCGCGCAGGCAAGAGCCGCAATGCAGCCCTCGTCATCGATGTCTCGCAGGTCTCCCGGCTCGATACGTTCGGCGCCTGGCTGATCGAACGGCTGCGGCGCGCGCAAATTCGTGGCGACGTCGCTCCGCCGATCGCGGGCCTGTCGGCGGATTACGCGAGCCTCGTCGAAGAAGTGAAGCGTGTGAAGGCGCCGCCGGTGCAGCCGCGCCCGGCGTTCGGCCCGATCCGTGCGGTCGAGGCGGTCGGCCGCAGCGTCGTCGAGGTCGGGCAGACGCTCCTCAGCCTCCTCAACATGATGGGCTCGGTTCTTCATGCGCTGTGGCGTGTGATCCTGCATCCGAGCCACTTCCGTTTCACCTCGACCATCCATCATCTTGAGCAGGTGTGCTGGCGCGCAGTGCCGATCGTGCTGCTCATTACGTTCCTGATCGGCTGCATCATTGCCCAGCAGGGCATCTTCCAGTTCCGCAAGTTCGGTGCGGACGTGTTCGTGGTCGATATGCTCGGCGTGCTCGTGCTGCGCGAGATCGGCGTGCTGCTGGTCGCGATCATGGTCGCGGGCCGCTCCGGCAGTGCCTACACCGCCGAGCTCGGCTCGATGCGGATGCGCGAGGAAGTCGATGCGCTGCGCACCATGGGGTTCGACCCGACCGAGGTGCTGATTCTGCCGCGCATTCTCGCGCTCATCATCGCAATGCCGATCCTCGCCTTTCTTGGCGCGATGGCGGCGCTGTACGGCGGCGGCCTCACCGCGTGGCTCTATGGCGGCGTGCAGCCCGATGCGTTTCTCGCGCGGCTGCGGGAGGCGATCTCGATCAACCATTTCACCGTCGGTCTCGTAAAGGCGCCGTTCATGGCGCTGATTATCGGCATCATCGCCTGCGTCGAGGGTGCGGCGGTGCGGGGCAGCGCGGAATCGCTCGGCCAGCACACGACGGCCTCGGTGGTGAAGTCGATCTTCTTCGTGATCGTCGTCGACGGCATTTTCGCCATCTTCTTCGCCTCGATCGGAGTCTGA
- the dgcA gene encoding N-acetyl-D-Glu racemase DgcA — MTTVPFQLRAHIERWPIAGRFTISRGSKTEAAVVVAEISRNGVTGRGECVPYPRYGETPDAAADTIHSVGQWATLTREELRERVPPGAARNAIDCALWDLEAKEAKRRVWELADLPPPGPVTTAYTISLSTPDDMAQAASAAAHRPLLKVKLGGDGDDARIAAVRRAAPAATLIVDANEAWSEANLPRNLDACAAAGVVLVEQPLPAGQDEALAHIIRPIPVCADESAHATASLAALVGRYDAVNIKLDKTGGLTEALAMRREADRLGLRIMVGCMVATSLAMAPALLVAQGAFIVDLDGPLLLAKDRTPALRYEGSILHPPEVALWG; from the coding sequence ATGACAACCGTTCCATTCCAGCTCCGCGCGCACATCGAGCGCTGGCCGATCGCGGGCCGCTTCACCATCAGCCGCGGCAGCAAGACCGAAGCCGCCGTCGTCGTCGCCGAGATCAGCCGCAACGGCGTCACCGGCCGCGGCGAGTGCGTGCCCTATCCGCGCTATGGCGAAACGCCAGATGCGGCTGCCGACACGATACATTCAGTCGGCCAGTGGGCGACCCTCACGCGCGAGGAGTTGCGCGAGCGCGTGCCGCCCGGCGCCGCACGCAACGCCATCGACTGCGCGTTGTGGGATCTGGAAGCGAAGGAAGCGAAGCGCCGAGTTTGGGAGCTTGCGGATTTACCGCCGCCCGGTCCTGTGACCACCGCCTACACGATCTCGCTCAGTACGCCCGACGATATGGCCCAAGCAGCAAGCGCCGCCGCGCATCGTCCGCTTCTCAAGGTGAAACTCGGCGGCGACGGCGACGACGCGCGCATCGCAGCCGTGCGCCGTGCGGCGCCTGCCGCGACGTTGATCGTCGATGCCAACGAGGCGTGGTCTGAAGCGAACCTCCCGCGCAATCTGGATGCCTGCGCCGCCGCCGGTGTCGTGCTGGTCGAGCAGCCATTGCCCGCCGGGCAGGACGAGGCGCTGGCGCACATCATCCGCCCCATTCCGGTGTGTGCCGACGAGAGCGCGCACGCGACCGCATCTCTTGCCGCGCTCGTCGGGCGTTACGACGCGGTCAACATCAAGCTCGACAAGACCGGCGGCCTCACCGAGGCGCTGGCGATGCGCCGCGAGGCCGACCGCCTCGGGCTGCGCATCATGGTCGGCTGCATGGTCGCGACCTCGCTTGCGATGGCGCCCGCGCTCCTCGTCGCGCAAGGCGCCTTTATTGTGGATCTCGACGGCCCACTTCTGCTCGCCAAGGACCGCACGCCCGCTTTGCGTTATGAAGGTTCGATTCTTCATCCTCCCGAGGTAGCTCTGTGGGGTTAG